A portion of the Calothrix sp. 336/3 genome contains these proteins:
- the cutA gene encoding divalent-cation tolerance protein CutA, which produces MDCIAVVTTVGNREEAQMIARTLVKAKIVACAQISEIESFYHWQGSLEHDKEFRILCKTTSLRYPEVEATILKLHSYELPAIYAYPLSHIYTPYGEWIENNSSHL; this is translated from the coding sequence ATGGACTGCATCGCTGTTGTGACGACTGTCGGCAATCGGGAAGAAGCCCAGATGATAGCACGTACTCTCGTTAAAGCTAAAATTGTTGCCTGTGCTCAAATCTCTGAAATTGAGAGTTTTTACCATTGGCAAGGTAGTCTTGAGCATGACAAAGAGTTTCGTATTCTATGCAAGACAACTAGCCTACGTTACCCAGAAGTTGAAGCCACAATTTTGAAGCTACATTCCTACGAACTACCTGCCATCTACGCCTATCCTCTTTCCCACATCTACACCCCCTACGGAGAATGGATTGAGAACAATTCTTCTCATCTCTAA